The DNA segment AGAGTCACTTAATCTGGAGAATAATAAATTAAAAAGAATACCAGTATCTATAAAAGAACTCAAAAGTTTAAAGACACTTATTTTAAGTGATAATGAATTAACTGAGTTACCTGATGAAATTACACAGCTTGATAAGCTGGAATTGTTGATCCTATCAAAAAATAAGATTAAAAATTTACCTCAAAATATAGCGGAGCTAAAAAGTTTAAGAACATTAATTTTAGTAGGAAACCCTATCTCAAAAGCTGAAAAAGAAGAAGTGAAAAAAGCATTGCCAGAATGTAAAATATATTGGTAGTTTGATGTTATCAAACTATTGATTTTTTCTGAAAAGCAAAACACTAGAACATTAATTTATTCTGGTTGTTCGTTTTTATTTATGTAAATATTCATTCATCGTTTGTAAAGAGATATTCATCTATGGTTTATTGCATATTGCCGATAAAAAATAATAATAAGATTGATGTATAGTAATTTTACCAATGTAATTAAATGAGGAACGATTACTCGTTAGTATTTAATTTTTTTATAAATGATTTTTTTATTGGTTAGGTGGATAACGCTTCGGGCAGCAATGTTCGGAGCGTTTCTTTTTTTGTTAGAAAAAAATAACATAGTCGATATTACCATTCGTCGACACTTTTGTGCATCTCGAGGTTGTTAATAGGAAGTGTCAGCGAATAAAATGTTAAAAAGATAGAGTAGTAACTATCTTTGAAGTATCAAAATGACAAAAAAACAGTTAAAAAGTAAATTATTGCAAAAGCTGTTAAAACATATAAATGTTTAGTGATGGCCCCCCATTATTTTATCACTAAACTCTTTTTTATTATTGCTAGTATGAAAACTGCCGAGTCCCCACTCGGCAGTTTTCGTTTGTATAACGATTGTTCTTTCACTCCTTATATTAGGACATCCTTTATGTTTATTGGTAATTAGAGATGTTTTGGTAATTTGATTAAGACAGTCTATAGGGAGTATGTGTTTTACCATTCGTCTATACTTATGCGCATTTCAGAGGTGTTAATAAGAGGTGTCGGCGAATAAAGTGTTAAAAGGGTAGAGTAGTAACTATCTTTGAAGTATCAAAATGACAAGAAAACAGTTAAAAAGTAAATTATTACAAAAACTGTTAAAATATATAAATGTTTAGTGATGGCCCCCCCCCCATTATTTTATCACTAAACTCTTTTTTATTATTGCTAGTATGAAAACTGCCGAGTCCCCACTCGGCAGTTTTCGTTTATATAACTATTGTTCTTTCATTTCTTCTATTAAAGAGTCTTCATACTTAGCTTTAAGAGGTATTATCTCTTTAGTTACTTTATTAGGCACAGTCATAGAGAGTACATAATGTTTTATTTTCCATCCATCACCTTCTTTCTCTAATACTCCAGAGCCTCGGCAAACCTTCATCCAGGTATCTAGTAACTCGTCAAACCAAGCTGTTTTCCCGTCTTCGCTAAAATAAATATTGCGTTCTAAGGTTTTAAAGTTCCATGCTTTGCCTTTATCAAAATGTGGTTTAGCAAAAACCGAAAAATCCTTTTTATTCCAATTTTCGGTAGCATCAGTACCCATAAAATAACCATCTTCGGCTATTTTATCAAAATAGCTATTATAGTCTGCATTTGCAGCAGCAGTGTGCCAATCGTTTAATAATGCATTAATAGTT comes from the Flavobacterium arcticum genome and includes:
- a CDS encoding nuclear transport factor 2 family protein, translated to MKKLLFFLSFATITYGGFINKEVSINTSTEKKTINALLNDWHTAAANADYNSYFDKIAEDGYFMGTDATENWNKKDFSVFAKPHFDKGKAWNFKTLERNIYFSEDGKTAWFDELLDTWMKVCRGSGVLEKEGDGWKIKHYVLSMTVPNKVTKEIIPLKAKYEDSLIEEMKEQ